One genomic window of Micromonospora sp. WMMD1128 includes the following:
- the purS gene encoding phosphoribosylformylglycinamidine synthase subunit PurS yields the protein MPRVVVDVMLKPEILDPQGQAVANALPRLGVNDVASVRIGRRIEIEFTGEPDLDRAREIADKLLANPVIEDFTVHVVASDETAGAHS from the coding sequence GTGCCTCGCGTCGTAGTCGACGTCATGCTCAAGCCCGAGATCCTCGATCCGCAGGGCCAGGCCGTCGCGAACGCGCTGCCCCGGCTCGGCGTCAACGACGTCGCCTCGGTTCGGATCGGCAGGCGGATCGAGATCGAGTTCACCGGCGAACCGGACCTGGACCGGGCCCGCGAGATCGCCGACAAGCTGCTCGCCAACCCGGTCATCGAGGACTTCACCGTCCACGTGGTCGCCTCCGACGAGACCGCGGGCGCGCACTCGTGA